Genomic window (Rosa chinensis cultivar Old Blush chromosome 6, RchiOBHm-V2, whole genome shotgun sequence):
CATGTTCATGTTCTCACGGAAGAAAAATCACACACCAATCTTGTCACTTAGCAAAACACGTAGAGCTGTATTACCAATAGCAGCTGCAGGTTCCATTTGTGTGTTTTGGCCCTTTGTGTTGTTTCTGTCCCTACCAACCACTTTCTCATTACACTCACCCTTTTAAGCTTTACATACCTCTCCCCCAACTCTTTACTATAATTTCATCTTCCTTGTTCCTTCTAAAACTCAAAACACATTTATTGAAGCTCTACTATTCTGAACTAGattgattaccatatcatcatTAATTATGGCTTCCTTTTGGTCCTTCATGGCAATGTTCGTGGTTTTAATggcttattcttcttcttcttcttcttcactagcTACTAAGATTTCCTCAATCTCTGCAGCACCTGCAGCTTTACCAGATGCTCCAGCCCCACTATCTTCCTCTCCAACCTTATCCCCAGATATTTCTCCCTTGTTTCCTTCACCTTCTGGTGTGCCAATTTCTCCAAGTGAGTCATCACTGCCCACAATTCCATCAAGCCCAAGCCCACCAAACCCTGAAGCTACTGTTGCTGCTCCTGAACCAGAATTGGGTTTTTCACCATCTGGGTCTCCTATGCCAGTTTCTCATTCAGTTTCTGTTACTTCATCTCTGCCCCTACATGGAATTTTCTTTCTTGGGTTTCTGGTTTTCTATGTAATGCAGGTTTCTGGTGTTTGagagatttttcatttttgtaatCTTGGTGGAACTGGAAAAGCTTCAATTATTGTGTAATAGTGATTTCACTTTATGTCAGGTAGTATATAGAATGCTGTAGTGTGATGTTAGGGTAAATGGAGTCTGTGTCATTCCTATGAATTGTGATAGGATATTGTATCCAAAAgaatttagaaaaataaaagctGTACTATCAGTCTTCTATTTTGTGGATCTCATTCTCTAtccttattttcttttcatctcCTATCTAGAGATTATTATTGTTTATGTTGCATCAACCTCTCACTATTGGAACATCCAAGAATTAAAATCTGAATTGTGAAAGCATAAATAACCATTGCATCTGCTGCATAGATGCACTTcattaggcctcatcatttagcccttcgATCATAAACCCGCCCAgcccgtagggccgaagcccaATCCGGCCCTTACATTAGGGCCGGCCGGCCCTACcttttctcaaatagggtagggtaagggtcatgcaaatgaagtccggccctaccctacgacCCGACCCAATTGAGCCCGTAAGggctaagcccggcccggcccttaaaACCCTACCCAGCCCaaccctaaaatatatatattattcggCCCTAACGAATCAGGTTTTTCGAGCGGATAAGGATTAACATATTTAAGTCccagccctaaattttgttgactttgactaggtccgacccgacccgaccctaagccctaaaatttaggatagGGCCGGCTACCCCTACACTTCATATAAGGTCCTTGAATTAACAATAAATAACAAAGACAAACTGGGGCTACTATATTTATAACAACGTAATTGAGTTACAATCAATGCAGAATAACACACGAACAACATAGGAAGTCTAAGAAGCAGTCTTCAAAGGAAATACTAGAATCCTAATATAAATTACAGGGGAAATTCCCCGATATAGACATCTATATAAACTGTGTCCTATAACTAATACTAATTGCAAACATGTTAACAGACACCTAGAGTGCAACAATGGGAGCATGAGATTGTGGGGACCTGTTAAACAACTTCCCTAGAAATGTACCCCTTAATTTGTTAAACTCAAAGAAGGGACTCGAATTATCTGCTGATTCTCGGGCAAGATACTTCTTCAGCTTCACATTCTCCTGTTTGTAAACATCCACAGCCATACTCAACTGTCTTATTACCTCTCTCTTCTCATCATCTTTCTGCTTTAGTTGATCCTTTTGAATTCTACTCTCTTCCTGAAGCCTCTCTATTTCTTCCCTTAACTTTCTCACTTCATCATCACTAACCCCACATGAAACCTTCTCTTCTGTTACTTTATCAACTGGGGTTTCATCCTCTAGGTCGGGATCATCAACTTCAGACTCAGTGTACTCCTCAGGTTCACAGGTTTCGGAGAGGCTGTCGTAGGTTTCATCCACCACACTCATCGACTTCTCCGAATGGCATTTGGTTGAAAATGGAGACCCTAATGTTGTCAGGAGGCGCGTTCCTGAATCAGACTTAACTAGATCATATCTCTCAGCTAATGACCTGTGAGCTCGATAGAATTCTTCAACCATGCTGATTAGCTGTGGTCTCTTCTTGTAATACATCTCTGCACGTTGGGCAAAGGAATCTGCATCTTCCTGAATCAGCTTTAGCATGGCCTCCGTATTCTTTTCTAGCTCTgccattaaagaaaaaagacCGTTTAGTGAAGTGATAGTGGTGCATATGAACAAATTGAAAATGATACAGTATTATACAACCTTCTTAGCAACAGCCATCAAAATTCTAATGTAACATCATTTTGGTGCATGCATCAATATGATTCTAACAGTCTTTTTGAGGCCTAGATATACAGTTAGTTTTGTTTGATGGGCGCAAAGCCCTCCAGGCTTAGATATATAAAATCATGTTCAGGCCTGCAGCTTTAAAGTTgctgaataaaaataaaacaggaagcaaaaagagagagaaaatgatatTGGGCACATCAATAAATCTAATTTTGAGTCCCACAGACCTTATCTTTGTTCTAATGGAATCAATAATGTGTGCCTAAGGAAGGTTCTTTAAAAAACACTAGGTTCCTGTAGGTTCTTTAAAAAACATGAGGATGCCATAGATATCTTATCTCAAGCTAAAGAGAGATCAACTAAAAGGTAAATACAAAAAGGGTTTACTGTGGAATGTGGTCCTTTGTTAACTGCAGTGAGGACCACCATGGAGAACACCATGCATACCCACTATTGAACTCTATAAAATCATCAAAACATTGACTAGAGAACCCAGAAGGCCAGAACCAGAGCCACGAAGATCAGAGTACACCTCTGTTTGAAGGACCATCGTTAAACCAACAATCCTAGTCTACCATTCCATTGTGGTAGGGGACCACAAGAGGACCTTAATGATGAATTATTATAGGCAGTGTAGCCAATTAGGCCAACCACAAAGTTAAGCAGTGTTATCAATCAGTAGGCACTGTTATTAATTTGTGTCTTTACAAATTATTAAGACATTTAAGTCAAAGAACATATTTCATCAAAAGATTTCTGTAATTGATTATTGCACTCATTGGGAGTTGTCAATGGGAAAGTTAACCTTGAAACGCCTAAGCTCAACTAAGCTTGAAAGTTACAAAAACGTATTATAAACAAAGGTGGAACTTCCCGCCTGCCACGGTGACCATAACTAAGCATTTCTCATATCGCAGAGCTCAAACCACCTTTTGGATTCATCTGCAccaatcttcttttttttattgtttcacaTATTTTATTGGGAGAGGTGGTCGGTTGAGCTATTCTCACTCTTAAGTCTTGACCCTTGGTAAACAATAAACTAATGTATGAAACTTAGCATCTAATTTCTTATATAACCAAAGGCCAATAATTCAACATATTTATGTTTAAACAATGACACTGAGTAATCAATTACTCACCCACCAGTCCTCCTAATTCTGTTCACTCAAATTTCACAACAGCTGAACAATTCCACATTTGATTTAACCTCATAACACAGATCATGAATCTCACACACAGAATTGACGATGAGCAATTCCACACCGTTCAGTTTAAACAATACCACTTGGGTATTCAATTCCCAATCTTACCCACCAGTCCCCCCCATTCTGTTCACTCATTTTCCCTAAAAGCTTCAGACTTTACACAAAAGGGTCCCCCATTCCCCACcacaaaaacgaaaaaaaaaaaaaaacccaacttTCAAATCTCAGAAGCTCAGAACACACAGCAACGGTCAAAAACCACAACCCCTTTTCCACAATAACATCtagaaaccctaaaaaccctGATCTAGAACAAGTAACAAGAACAGAGAGCGTACCAGCCAGAGTCGATTGAAGCCATGGTGACCGCCTCGAGTTGCTGCGACTGTCAAACAACCAGTAGTGCGACGCCTGCTGCTGCCTAttcatcttcctcctcctcctccttaccTTCAAATTAAACCCCAAAAAACTTCAAAATCCAACcacccaaaataaaatcaaaaaccCAAGAATTCAAAAGCACCGAATTAAAAAACCCAGATTccagaaatgaaaaataagcaGAGAAAAGAGTACCTGGGATTTCAAAGAGGGCTTAGGGATTTGAATCTCTCTGTCTCATTACCTTCTTCTCAGCTCAGAGAGAAATAGTGAGAGAGGCGCTGAGAGAATTTAAATGGAAAATTGTTTGTCATTATGTACTTACTTAGATTATCACCCCAACCAATCACACCGCGACACGTAGTACTCTCGTGCTTTGGAGTTATCACTATATTCCAAAATTTGGATATAGGGGAAGGATTCAAATTTCTCGCAATTTACGAAATTGCTTAATTTTTGTCTTTCTCTACCGGGAATGTGGAGAGGCATTTTTGGAAATTCGGGTGAGATTCACTGTATTGGTGGACTGGGTTCCAGTGAATCGAGGGGTGGGGGAGCGTCGTGTGGGGGCCACTTATAAAGCACGCATATGGTGTAAAGAGGAAGGTGCATACATTTGTAACGGTCTGAAGAGGGTATGAGATCTGATGACACGTCATGTGAGAGTGGGAGTACTCAAAGTTTTTTTGAATGTTGGATGGAGATTATGGATAGTTAATCAATGTGTTAAGTGGAATATTTATTAATCCACTGATTTAATGGAAGCCACGCTAGAGTATAATGGAAAAATTTTACTAGTATCCGAAATGGGAGCATAAATACATGGGTATTTTTAGattattgaaaagaaaagagggtCTGTTTGGTAAATAACTTGCATTTTTTTAGTCTAGAATTGAGGTAATTTTGGTATGAAAAGTTGATTCATTCATGACTAGGAATCACTAGGACCGAATCCATAACTACTCGAAATGAAAATGAATGAGCAAAAATTCTACTATGGACCAAGGTCCAGCTAGACTATAGGCAAAATGAGGGGCAAAATGGGGCATTCGGGTGCAAAAAATGCTGATTTTGTGCCTTGATGTAGGTGAACCGACGTGCACACAAGACTTTTTGATGAATGAGTTATTTCAGATTTTCTTGTAGACCTGattgaaaattaaattttcttGGTGTTAATTAATACATGATTGAAGGAGAATGAGAATCATTCTGTTTCTTTCAATTCCCATTATGAGCTAGTAATCGTGCCCCAAATTGATGGGACTGCCTTGAAGTCAAGAGACATAATTATTggttaaatttgaaattgtatGAGAAAACTGTTGGCCTCATTGATATTTCATTGATAGCACAACAAATAATGTTTTTAATAAAACTTTATTAATTGAATCTACAATCGATGAATACCACTAGCCATATAATCCAACGGCGTGTCAAATCATGCATAAGACACTCATTTTAATAATATTTATATCCATTTCCGCAAaaatcaatttttcttttttatcaagaagaaacttcattaataatgaacggATTACAATAATTTTAAGCAACATCTCTTACATAGAAATGACCACTTGACTTCACACTGGAATTCTATCAAGACACTGACTGAAGGAGCCAAATAGGCTTCGactaaaaaaaaacttgcacaACAACTAAATGACAAAGGCAACAGGCTCAGAAGCAGTGACTCTTTGACACTAACTTTCAAACTTTGTCCACACTAACTCGCCAACCATAGTCCACCCGGCCTGCCTTTGATCGACCAAACCTATACTCGATGTGACTTCGAACCCGATCAAATTGAATAGCTAGATCGTCAAACCTGGGACTAAAGTAAACCCAACACCGTCACCACCATAATGTCAACACCGTCGATCCACTactgctccaaatcgccatTACCTTCTAACACAAAACCAGACAGGaacgacccactagaaggccaaggatgattgtctatgccatAGCTAGACATTTTTGCCAccactaggcctcatcaaaaagcccgcagatcaagtgggccgatggaggcccgcagggcttttggctCGGCCCGGCCTGTCAAAAAACCttcaaaagcccgccttggtgggccgatggaggcccgcaaaaaagcCAGCGAAAACCCgacccggcccgtaaaagcccgcaaaatattatatatatatatatatatatgtatgtgtgtgtgtgtgtgttatacatatagatatatctatatgtgtgtgtgtttgtttataaatatatatatatatatatatatatatatatatcaatatatcatatatgtgtgtgtgtgtgtgtatatatatatatatatataggggcgggttctgaagcggacgtccgcacttggctaaagtgcggacggcgacgcAGCGGCTGCGTTCCAGGCTGCGACGGCGGCTCGGGGCTTGGCGGACGGAGGCCGGAGGCTTGGTggacggttctgggcagcgttcgaggttagaggaggtcggagttgcaggtttctgggcagcgagctcacctgcaactgcaggtttctgGCCAAGGTTGCAACCACGTCGTcggcgactccaccgactgcagaccCGTCCGTCTGACCCGTGGCGTCCGTCCGGCAAGCTCCGCCGCTCCGTCGCACCCCGAGCCGAGCTGTAgcagcgccgtccgcactttaacgaaagtgcggacgtcctctttcgaACGcgttcctatatatatatatatagagatagagagagagagagagagagagagagagagagagagagagagagagagagagagagagagagagagagagagagagagagagagagagagagagagatatatatatatatatatatatatatatatatatatagaggcccgatcaggagcggacgtccgcactttcgctaaagtgcggacgtcgatgcAGCAGCGGCTTCCAGGCGGCGGCGGAGGCACAGGGATGGccggagggaggccggaggagtcccagacctcttctgggcCGCGTTCAAGGTTGGAGGAGGTCGGGCTTGCCGGTTTttgggcagccacctcacctgcaatTGCAGGTTTTGTGCAGCACCGCAGaaccgtcgccggcgactccaccggaccgcagacccctccgcacgaccctcagtgtaacgtcccgtatctcaattacccgtttactagtcatttggacggtaaacgacttttattttcacttttactatcgtttcagtacgtttagtggccctaaaagtcgactttttgttcgggccaaaatttgagaaaatttccttcatgaaagttgttggggacgttaaaccgagcgcgtgcatatgtagtgcataaaaatcggagttcgtatgcgaaagttatgagcgaaataaggaagttactgttcatggtaaaattttgataaaaatagaaagttaccgaggtaggtttccatttccggaaacccaccccttccTCTTTCtatctcctctcccccgacctctctcttctccgttcggccctttttctttctcccttCGATTTACcgctttccggccaccaaccggcgtgcaaccggtcatcagaggagcgcctcctccctcccatCACCCTAGTAACCttggttttcgacgatttgaccggaaaagctcggatcgaagccAAATTCCccccggctgcagtttgaagtttttgccgatatccggcgattccggccacctccggtccccatctcgctgtcgaaggttcggttttcatcactgatcatttcccctatggccttgtatcacgatttgttgtgtagatgccgaatcgacgaattgaaattctagggttcttgaggatttctgggtttttgttcattgatcgatttcggccgtttttaattgttatttgggaatgttgtagttgagaagttgaatcagtgtgttgagaaggtgctactgtcaaattttggtgtccattggagttggtggcagtggcgtGAATCAGTGTGGGCTGCTGtaacggcggctagggtagctttttaatttcaatttctggctagttaaattctataattatcatagagcttgtatgtgaagtttggtgaattttggaggagtttggaattgtttgtgaatttccgaagtttgggagtttcggttgttgaattgtgggaatccgaccttcggatttcccttgttccgatatggaatacatcaatcgacggatggatattaatggtgagtttgattgggtgtggaagaggattggagaggttgaggttttgggttttgagatttaattattgattatcgtaaatatttagcaatttgttgtttacggattataattgtgtacaggacgtgataccgacctatcgctcgacgaggatccttacgcttggataccacgttagccgtatatcgtgagtggacttttattttttaaagaatgatgcatgcatttatttaaacaGTTCCGAAGTtgaattatttatcaatttacttccTTGAGCAAacggttattttcggaaacggttttggttaattgatttacttggagattttatggcgtgcggggtcacgtcattggattacgcttatcttcgtttatttatttatttccggtGTGAttcccggatttatactatttatattatacttatattcgACAATTTGAGATTCGATGAAGTTAATCCTTATACTcatttatatcctatttatttttttatgatgagattatcttggcgtgtgggtcacgtcatgggaaattcttttacgagatatggggaagccttatgtatttgtgattttactgtggttttcggattttgttttgccatactttgggtgacttatcattgctagctttgatcttccgcctttgtggcgaggtgatgggatcaccgaagccctccgcctttgtggcgctggttactgtctttgtgacagtaattctgaagcccagtatcctatcgctacacatagtggcgtaagggtatattacgggagtaatgggagtactttagcctgggaggctatcacccgagcctgggaggctcactcgtatggctatcgtcttcccctactcattatactattttcgactagcggggctagtccgatttgttttagccagcggggctggttctatttctttgagtatcggagtttccactttttttgtttttcgtatgtgactagcggggctagtcggcctTCAAGAGCGAAACtcctcttatttttattttgttaatcattgcatgcatcgggagttttattgggataattgtggaaaagtataaaaccctttttctttcaattatttattttgtccactcacgctaacgtttttatatacttttccctgggcccttcggtttcaaatgcccagattgcagtactgttgctcggtgtacgagtgtgagccatagtgaccgcacctgcttccgccatcaccttctgtaggttacctggttaacctactgtattccttgtctatttatattcctagaatgctctgattactaagggatatgtgacccaacttatatgtattatatttggggtctatgacctaactttggtgattgtagtgacttataccctttggagattatgtttaATGTTTTTAACTTTGAGATGGGTTTggatgaatttgggagcagggtggctccaggagttatggttggattattagaagtgaattattggttttccgcaggattatgggttatccatttttaagggaggttatgccgaaatttttggtaaatctcctttaaaggtgggtcccgcagggccacttcggattccagggtggaattcggggcgggtcttgtcactCAGCGTCCCTCCGGCAAGCCGCGCCACGCCGTCGCGGCTCGATTgaggccggaggagcgacgtccgcactttttctgagttgcggacgtccgctctcgaacggctttctatatagatatatcaatatatcatatatgtgtgtgtgtttatatatatatatatatatatatatatatatatattgtgtgtgtgtgtgtgtttatatatatatatgtgtgtgtgtgtgtgtgtgtgtgtgtgtgtgtgtgtgtatagagagagagagagagagatatatatatatatatatatatatgtgtgtgtgtgtgtgtgtgtgtgtgtgtgtgtgtgtgtgtggaagttcttatactattatacttctatataaaatatgtgcatatatatattctacatatcggttgaccaatccgatcggattcgaaaatatggtgaaattggctaaattttttaccacactcataatttattgtaataaactcatctaacggtcggtttttccattttctttgaattgataggggttgctctttgaagtgtatgatatataaatataggtttataagagtaactacgtttgacctagttgagcGAATTCGAAaggagaaccaaattggctggattttctacaaccaccataaaacattacaatctctccatcgagcggttggtttctccgaattcattttctacttcatggttgctttagaatgaacctaaacaatttaaatgcaatgtataagtcatacaactataggaataaaattgatatagaccaatgtgtttgtaattaaacttaatttttttttatcttatgtccacgcacatccattgatggaatatatacaaacgtgatgtgaaaaaataagcacgtttcgcagttgtcacggcatcggtcaaccaataaaacatataagtgactacgtttgaccaatccgatcagattcaaaaatatggtgaaattggctaaattttttaccacactcataatttattgtaataaactcatgcaac
Coding sequences:
- the LOC112172249 gene encoding protein NETWORKED 3C isoform X1, giving the protein MNRQQQASHYWLFDSRSNSRRSPWLQSTLAELEKNTEAMLKLIQEDADSFAQRAEMYYKKRPQLISMVEEFYRAHRSLAERYDLVKSDSGTRLLTTLGSPFSTKCHSEKSMSVVDETYDSLSETCEPEEYTESEVDDPDLEDETPVDKVTEEKVSCGVSDDEVRKLREEIERLQEESRIQKDQLKQKDDEKREVIRQLSMAVDVYKQENVKLKKYLARESADNSSPFFEFNKLRGTFLGKLFNRSPQSHAPIVAL
- the LOC112172249 gene encoding protein NETWORKED 3A isoform X2, with the protein product MLKLIQEDADSFAQRAEMYYKKRPQLISMVEEFYRAHRSLAERYDLVKSDSGTRLLTTLGSPFSTKCHSEKSMSVVDETYDSLSETCEPEEYTESEVDDPDLEDETPVDKVTEEKVSCGVSDDEVRKLREEIERLQEESRIQKDQLKQKDDEKREVIRQLSMAVDVYKQENVKLKKYLARESADNSSPFFEFNKLRGTFLGKLFNRSPQSHAPIVAL
- the LOC112173488 gene encoding classical arabinogalactan protein 26, with the translated sequence MASFWSFMAMFVVLMAYSSSSSSSLATKISSISAAPAALPDAPAPLSSSPTLSPDISPLFPSPSGVPISPSESSLPTIPSSPSPPNPEATVAAPEPELGFSPSGSPMPVSHSVSVTSSLPLHGIFFLGFLVFYVMQVSGV